The Mus musculus strain C57BL/6J chromosome 2, GRCm38.p6 C57BL/6J genome has a window encoding:
- the Tmco5 gene encoding transmembrane and coiled-coil domain-containing protein 5A isoform X1 has protein sequence MQSQTNRKSWSVCHDHPGAMKGENKFIYFLFGRLMDPLPLFITTSLLTFQGPPMEEQKENQLDYESEKMEILRLAQSKKNIISLNMDLERDMQRIDEANQELLLEIQEKENEIQRLEHEITQTGNPAEDEEWEKENYTVMEREQALQELEEETARLERKNETLVHSISELQRKLTRKSQKVIRYEQGDLETTPEESKVKLQQLESSCADQEKELGKIMEDYVFVSQLCEDQALCIKKYQEALKRIEEELETGYLEREVSKVLSMDSERERSTSLNKMDGFISKGALRFSKSIFRSLLFSTLFFIRLLGYLIFHLSFINPDLLVNALPKILSRDVLWKLRCFLFPSLTLETEDMLPH, from the exons ATGCAGAGTCAGACGAACAGAAAGAGCTGGAGTGTCTGTCATGACCATCCCGGGGCTATGAAGGGAGAAAACAAGTTCATTTACTTTCTATTTGGGAGATTAATGGATCCATTGCCCCTGTTCATAACCACATCTCTGCTGACATTTCAGGGGCCTCCGatggaagaacagaaggaaaatcaGCTGGACTATGA GTCAGAAAAAATGGAAATCTTGAGATTGGCCCAATCAAAGAAGAACATTATCAGCTTGAACATGGACCTCGAAAGGGATATGCAGAGAATAGATGAAGCCAACCAGGAGCTGCTTCTCGagatacaagaaaaagaaaatgaaatccagAG GCTAGAACATGAGATCACCCAGActgggaaccctgcagaagaCGAGGAGTGGGAGAAGGAAAACTATACTGTGATGGAAAGAGAACAAGCTctgcaggagctggaggaagaaaCAGCCAGATTG gagAGGAAGAATGAGACTCTGGTCCACAGTATTTCAGAACTTCAGAGAAAG CTTACAAGAAAATCACAAAAGGTAATCAGGTATGAACAAGGTGATCTAGAAACAACCCCAGAAGAGTCCAAG GTTAAACTACAACAGTTGGAGTCTTCCTGTGCAGACCAGGAGAAGGAGCTCGGCAAG ATAATGGAAGACTATGTGTTTGTGTCTCAGCTCTGTGAAGATCAAGCTCTCTGCATAAAG AAGTACCAGGAAGCTTTGAAGAGGATAGAAGAAGAACTAGAAACTGGATACCTTGAGAGAGAAGT ATCAAAAGTCTTAAGCATGGATTCTGAGAGAGAAAGGAGTACGAGCCTAAATAAGATG GATGGCTTCATCAGTAAAGGGGCACTGAGGTTCAGTAAAAG TATTTTTCGTTCCCTCTTGTTCTCCACGCTGTTTTTCATCAGATTGCTGGGATACCTGATCTTCCATTTAAGTTTTATAAATCCCGACCTCCTGGTCAACGCGCTGCCTAAGATACTGAGCAGGGACGTCTTGTGGAAGCTGAGATGTTTCCTCTTCCCATCTCTCACGCTTGAGACAGAAGACATGTTACCTCACTGA
- the Tmco5 gene encoding transmembrane and coiled-coil domain-containing protein 5A isoform X2: MQSQTNRKSWSVCHDHPGAMKGENKFIYFLFGRLMDPLPLFITTSLLTFQGPPMEEQKENQLDYESEKMEILRLAQSKKNIISLNMDLERDMQRIDEANQELLLEIQEKENEIQRLEHEITQTGNPAEDEEWEKENYTVMEREQALQELEEETARLERKNETLVHSISELQRKLTRKSQKVIRYEQGDLETTPEESKVKLQQLESSCADQEKELGKLCEDQALCIKKYQEALKRIEEELETGYLEREVSKVLSMDSERERSTSLNKMDGFISKGALRFSKSIFRSLLFSTLFFIRLLGYLIFHLSFINPDLLVNALPKILSRDVLWKLRCFLFPSLTLETEDMLPH, translated from the exons ATGCAGAGTCAGACGAACAGAAAGAGCTGGAGTGTCTGTCATGACCATCCCGGGGCTATGAAGGGAGAAAACAAGTTCATTTACTTTCTATTTGGGAGATTAATGGATCCATTGCCCCTGTTCATAACCACATCTCTGCTGACATTTCAGGGGCCTCCGatggaagaacagaaggaaaatcaGCTGGACTATGA GTCAGAAAAAATGGAAATCTTGAGATTGGCCCAATCAAAGAAGAACATTATCAGCTTGAACATGGACCTCGAAAGGGATATGCAGAGAATAGATGAAGCCAACCAGGAGCTGCTTCTCGagatacaagaaaaagaaaatgaaatccagAG GCTAGAACATGAGATCACCCAGActgggaaccctgcagaagaCGAGGAGTGGGAGAAGGAAAACTATACTGTGATGGAAAGAGAACAAGCTctgcaggagctggaggaagaaaCAGCCAGATTG gagAGGAAGAATGAGACTCTGGTCCACAGTATTTCAGAACTTCAGAGAAAG CTTACAAGAAAATCACAAAAGGTAATCAGGTATGAACAAGGTGATCTAGAAACAACCCCAGAAGAGTCCAAG GTTAAACTACAACAGTTGGAGTCTTCCTGTGCAGACCAGGAGAAGGAGCTCGGCAAG CTCTGTGAAGATCAAGCTCTCTGCATAAAG AAGTACCAGGAAGCTTTGAAGAGGATAGAAGAAGAACTAGAAACTGGATACCTTGAGAGAGAAGT ATCAAAAGTCTTAAGCATGGATTCTGAGAGAGAAAGGAGTACGAGCCTAAATAAGATG GATGGCTTCATCAGTAAAGGGGCACTGAGGTTCAGTAAAAG TATTTTTCGTTCCCTCTTGTTCTCCACGCTGTTTTTCATCAGATTGCTGGGATACCTGATCTTCCATTTAAGTTTTATAAATCCCGACCTCCTGGTCAACGCGCTGCCTAAGATACTGAGCAGGGACGTCTTGTGGAAGCTGAGATGTTTCCTCTTCCCATCTCTCACGCTTGAGACAGAAGACATGTTACCTCACTGA
- the Tmco5 gene encoding transmembrane and coiled-coil domain-containing protein 5A isoform X4 produces MQSQTNRKSWSVCHDHPGAMKGENKFIYFLFGRLMDPLPLFITTSLLTFQGPPMEEQKENQLDYESEKMEILRLAQSKKNIISLNMDLERDMQRIDEANQELLLEIQEKENEIQRLEHEITQTGNPAEDEEWEKENYTVMEREQALQELEEETARLERKNETLVHSISELQRKLTRKSQKVIRYEQGDLETTPEESKVKLQQLESSCADQEKELGKQ; encoded by the exons ATGCAGAGTCAGACGAACAGAAAGAGCTGGAGTGTCTGTCATGACCATCCCGGGGCTATGAAGGGAGAAAACAAGTTCATTTACTTTCTATTTGGGAGATTAATGGATCCATTGCCCCTGTTCATAACCACATCTCTGCTGACATTTCAGGGGCCTCCGatggaagaacagaaggaaaatcaGCTGGACTATGA GTCAGAAAAAATGGAAATCTTGAGATTGGCCCAATCAAAGAAGAACATTATCAGCTTGAACATGGACCTCGAAAGGGATATGCAGAGAATAGATGAAGCCAACCAGGAGCTGCTTCTCGagatacaagaaaaagaaaatgaaatccagAG GCTAGAACATGAGATCACCCAGActgggaaccctgcagaagaCGAGGAGTGGGAGAAGGAAAACTATACTGTGATGGAAAGAGAACAAGCTctgcaggagctggaggaagaaaCAGCCAGATTG gagAGGAAGAATGAGACTCTGGTCCACAGTATTTCAGAACTTCAGAGAAAG CTTACAAGAAAATCACAAAAGGTAATCAGGTATGAACAAGGTGATCTAGAAACAACCCCAGAAGAGTCCAAG GTTAAACTACAACAGTTGGAGTCTTCCTGTGCAGACCAGGAGAAGGAGCTCGGCAAG CAATAA
- the Tmco5 gene encoding transmembrane and coiled-coil domain-containing protein 5A isoform X3, producing MQSQTNRKSWSVCHDHPGAMKGENKFIYFLFGRLMDPLPLFITTSLLTFQGPPMEEQKENQLDYESEKMEILRLAQSKKNIISLNMDLERDMQRIDEANQELLLEIQEKENEIQRLEHEITQTGNPAEDEEWEKENYTVMEREQALQELEEETARLERKNETLVHSISELQRKLTRKSQKVIRYEQGDLETTPEESKVKLQQLESSCADQEKELGKKYQEALKRIEEELETGYLEREVSKVLSMDSERERSTSLNKMDGFISKGALRFSKSIFRSLLFSTLFFIRLLGYLIFHLSFINPDLLVNALPKILSRDVLWKLRCFLFPSLTLETEDMLPH from the exons ATGCAGAGTCAGACGAACAGAAAGAGCTGGAGTGTCTGTCATGACCATCCCGGGGCTATGAAGGGAGAAAACAAGTTCATTTACTTTCTATTTGGGAGATTAATGGATCCATTGCCCCTGTTCATAACCACATCTCTGCTGACATTTCAGGGGCCTCCGatggaagaacagaaggaaaatcaGCTGGACTATGA GTCAGAAAAAATGGAAATCTTGAGATTGGCCCAATCAAAGAAGAACATTATCAGCTTGAACATGGACCTCGAAAGGGATATGCAGAGAATAGATGAAGCCAACCAGGAGCTGCTTCTCGagatacaagaaaaagaaaatgaaatccagAG GCTAGAACATGAGATCACCCAGActgggaaccctgcagaagaCGAGGAGTGGGAGAAGGAAAACTATACTGTGATGGAAAGAGAACAAGCTctgcaggagctggaggaagaaaCAGCCAGATTG gagAGGAAGAATGAGACTCTGGTCCACAGTATTTCAGAACTTCAGAGAAAG CTTACAAGAAAATCACAAAAGGTAATCAGGTATGAACAAGGTGATCTAGAAACAACCCCAGAAGAGTCCAAG GTTAAACTACAACAGTTGGAGTCTTCCTGTGCAGACCAGGAGAAGGAGCTCGGCAAG AAGTACCAGGAAGCTTTGAAGAGGATAGAAGAAGAACTAGAAACTGGATACCTTGAGAGAGAAGT ATCAAAAGTCTTAAGCATGGATTCTGAGAGAGAAAGGAGTACGAGCCTAAATAAGATG GATGGCTTCATCAGTAAAGGGGCACTGAGGTTCAGTAAAAG TATTTTTCGTTCCCTCTTGTTCTCCACGCTGTTTTTCATCAGATTGCTGGGATACCTGATCTTCCATTTAAGTTTTATAAATCCCGACCTCCTGGTCAACGCGCTGCCTAAGATACTGAGCAGGGACGTCTTGTGGAAGCTGAGATGTTTCCTCTTCCCATCTCTCACGCTTGAGACAGAAGACATGTTACCTCACTGA
- the Tmco5 gene encoding transmembrane and coiled-coil domain-containing protein 5A isoform 2 (isoform 2 is encoded by transcript variant 2) — MEEQKENQLDYESEKMEILRLAQSKKNIISLNMDLERDMQRIDEANQELLLEIQEKENEIQRLEHEITQTGNPAEDEEWEKENYTVMEREQALQELEEETARLERKNETLVHSISELQRKLTRKSQKVIRYEQGDLETTPEESKVKLQQLESSCADQEKELGKKYQEALKRIEEELETGYLEREVSKVLSMDSERERSTSLNKMDGFISKGALRFSKSIFRSLLFSTLFFIRLLGYLIFHLSFINPDLLVNALPKILSRDVLWKLRCFLFPSLTLETEDMLPH, encoded by the exons atggaagaacagaaggaaaatcaGCTGGACTATGA GTCAGAAAAAATGGAAATCTTGAGATTGGCCCAATCAAAGAAGAACATTATCAGCTTGAACATGGACCTCGAAAGGGATATGCAGAGAATAGATGAAGCCAACCAGGAGCTGCTTCTCGagatacaagaaaaagaaaatgaaatccagAG GCTAGAACATGAGATCACCCAGActgggaaccctgcagaagaCGAGGAGTGGGAGAAGGAAAACTATACTGTGATGGAAAGAGAACAAGCTctgcaggagctggaggaagaaaCAGCCAGATTG gagAGGAAGAATGAGACTCTGGTCCACAGTATTTCAGAACTTCAGAGAAAG CTTACAAGAAAATCACAAAAGGTAATCAGGTATGAACAAGGTGATCTAGAAACAACCCCAGAAGAGTCCAAG GTTAAACTACAACAGTTGGAGTCTTCCTGTGCAGACCAGGAGAAGGAGCTCGGCAAG AAGTACCAGGAAGCTTTGAAGAGGATAGAAGAAGAACTAGAAACTGGATACCTTGAGAGAGAAGT ATCAAAAGTCTTAAGCATGGATTCTGAGAGAGAAAGGAGTACGAGCCTAAATAAGATG GATGGCTTCATCAGTAAAGGGGCACTGAGGTTCAGTAAAAG TATTTTTCGTTCCCTCTTGTTCTCCACGCTGTTTTTCATCAGATTGCTGGGATACCTGATCTTCCATTTAAGTTTTATAAATCCCGACCTCCTGGTCAACGCGCTGCCTAAGATACTGAGCAGGGACGTCTTGTGGAAGCTGAGATGTTTCCTCTTCCCATCTCTCACGCTTGAGACAGAAGACATGTTACCTCACTGA
- the Tmco5 gene encoding transmembrane and coiled-coil domain-containing protein 5A isoform 1 (isoform 1 is encoded by transcript variant 3), translating to MEEQKENQLDYESEKMEILRLAQSKKNIISLNMDLERDMQRIDEANQELLLEIQEKENEIQRLEHEITQTGNPAEDEEWEKENYTVMEREQALQELEEETARLERKNETLVHSISELQRKLTRKSQKVIRYEQGDLETTPEESKVKLQQLESSCADQEKELGKIMEDYVFVSQLCEDQALCIKKYQEALKRIEEELETGYLEREVSKVLSMDSERERSTSLNKMDGFISKGALRFSKSIFRSLLFSTLFFIRLLGYLIFHLSFINPDLLVNALPKILSRDVLWKLRCFLFPSLTLETEDMLPH from the exons atggaagaacagaaggaaaatcaGCTGGACTATGA GTCAGAAAAAATGGAAATCTTGAGATTGGCCCAATCAAAGAAGAACATTATCAGCTTGAACATGGACCTCGAAAGGGATATGCAGAGAATAGATGAAGCCAACCAGGAGCTGCTTCTCGagatacaagaaaaagaaaatgaaatccagAG GCTAGAACATGAGATCACCCAGActgggaaccctgcagaagaCGAGGAGTGGGAGAAGGAAAACTATACTGTGATGGAAAGAGAACAAGCTctgcaggagctggaggaagaaaCAGCCAGATTG gagAGGAAGAATGAGACTCTGGTCCACAGTATTTCAGAACTTCAGAGAAAG CTTACAAGAAAATCACAAAAGGTAATCAGGTATGAACAAGGTGATCTAGAAACAACCCCAGAAGAGTCCAAG GTTAAACTACAACAGTTGGAGTCTTCCTGTGCAGACCAGGAGAAGGAGCTCGGCAAG ATAATGGAAGACTATGTGTTTGTGTCTCAGCTCTGTGAAGATCAAGCTCTCTGCATAAAG AAGTACCAGGAAGCTTTGAAGAGGATAGAAGAAGAACTAGAAACTGGATACCTTGAGAGAGAAGT ATCAAAAGTCTTAAGCATGGATTCTGAGAGAGAAAGGAGTACGAGCCTAAATAAGATG GATGGCTTCATCAGTAAAGGGGCACTGAGGTTCAGTAAAAG TATTTTTCGTTCCCTCTTGTTCTCCACGCTGTTTTTCATCAGATTGCTGGGATACCTGATCTTCCATTTAAGTTTTATAAATCCCGACCTCCTGGTCAACGCGCTGCCTAAGATACTGAGCAGGGACGTCTTGTGGAAGCTGAGATGTTTCCTCTTCCCATCTCTCACGCTTGAGACAGAAGACATGTTACCTCACTGA